TGCAGCTTCGTGACGAAGATGCTGTTGAATCAGGATAATCTGATCCGTGTCATCAGGGTTTCTGGCAATGACCTTTTGGACGCCGCCATATTCTGTCATGCGGAAGATGTGCTCTGTTTTTGAGATATCGAAGGGCATGACACTGTGCGCCAGGTGATGTACATGTTCCTGTTTGCTGGTGGCAAAGCCCTGCCCAATGCCGATCCACAGGGAAAATACCAGTCCACTCAAGAGAAAGAAATATCCTGTCTGCGTTTTCATGGGTTCCCCTTTGTATGATGATGTCCGGTCTGAATCGGGAATAATGCACTATTCAACTTATAGCGTAAAAGCAGGGATGGACAAGTCAGCGGGGTTCAAATGACGGCATGGATACACATCAGGATAAAGGTCAAGGCTTATGATCGAGCTGACGGTTGATATGACAATCCCGAATGGCGCTAGTTTAAGAGTCGCTGGCAGCAAAACCGGGACTGTCCCCGCACGGGGGCTGTCCCAGGTCTTTGCGGTGTTAACCGCTACAGTTCCATGGCTCACAAACTCTTGGGACAGCCCCCGATGACCCTGGGGACAGTCCCGAGTTTGCTACGAAAGTGCTTAAACTAGCGTCATTCATGACAATCCCCGTACTCACCACGGCAACACAAAGCGTATATATTTTGGGAAAAGATATCGGCGTTGATCCCGACCGGCATGCCGACAATCGTTGCATTGGAAGAGGCCATCCCGAACACACTCTGCTCGGCGACCGAGAAATCGAACAGAAAACAACTCAGGCGAATACTGAGGAGGTAGATGGTGAACACATCCAGATCATAGGCGGATAAACAATTCCAGTTCATCTTGGCCGGAATTTTCATCTGTGCCATGTTGGCGAAGAGCAAGGCCGGAATCAGGAAGGAGAAGGTGATCTTTCCAATGGAATCACCGTCAGCCCGGGATGATAAACCATGCTTGACAGTGAAAAATCCTGATAACGGGATCAGCAGAAGCGGCAATGGTCAAGGCCATGGGGCGGCAATCATTGTGCTCGCCCCGGCGGTCAATCCTCCGGCCCGGCCAGCGGCGCTCAGTCATCAGCGAAATCGTGATCCGTTTCAGGATAGCGCTTGCTGATTTTGGCTTTGGCTTCGTCGAAGATGTCCAGGACGGTATCGACAGCACTGCCATCATTGATCAGCTGTTTTTTTAACAGTTCGGGATGCGCTGCGGTGACGGCCCGCATGACATGTATGGCGAGCAGGTCTCTGGTTTTCACAGGCCCCTCCAGTTGGCTTGGGTGAGTAAAGCGTTTTTCGATAACGTCAGATTGTAATGGCATCGTTAGCAAATTAAAGCGCTTTTAGCAATGGTAAAGCAGCGTGTCTGTTTTTTCTCCATGAACGAGTGGTGTTCAAAATTCTGTATCTTCCTGACGATTAATTTCCCGGGTTGGTCGGAACCCCGGCTTAACCTGTCCCTCTTCGTTGCGAATTCTGATCACCATCGATAAAGATCTATCCTCCTTTTACAGAATTCTTCTAGTTTCTTCATGTATTAACAATTCCGGCACGTCCAGGGACACATCATAAAGGTTATCTCTGTCAGCGGCACAGATCAAAAACTGCCTAGATACAGATCGTAACCACATTTCAGCAGCAAAGCGATCAGAACAAAACGAAAGGCCGGCTTGACGACTCTGTCCGCATTGGTTAGGACCAAACCGCTACCGAGCCAGTTGCCACAGATCGATCCCGCGACCGCGACCAAGGCAATGGGCCAGA
This genomic window from Pelobacter seleniigenes DSM 18267 contains:
- a CDS encoding AEC family transporter; amino-acid sequence: MPLLLIPLSGFFTVKHGLSSRADGDSIGKITFSFLIPALLFANMAQMKIPAKMNWNCLSAYDLDVFTIYLLSIRLSCFLFDFSVAEQSVFGMASSNATIVGMPVGINADIFSQNIYALCCRGEYGDCHE